The Bradysia coprophila strain Holo2 chromosome IV unlocalized genomic scaffold, BU_Bcop_v1 contig_81, whole genome shotgun sequence genome has a window encoding:
- the LOC119072344 gene encoding transcription elongation regulator 1 isoform X2, whose translation MEVSSEEPTKIAEATPQEQSNVEEEFTADGNIEQEGDFEEGSDFGFSPGGGFRGRGSWGPPRGFRGRGGFGPMHRGRPPFFRGRGGNARFGGPNFDPNWGPPPNMMGNHYGNGPFGGPQMELWVETKTEDGKSYFYHALSRETTWTRPEGPHVKIMSQAEVEAMTAQKQQQQQMKVDQGAANSNDDKSATNGNNATADGGNAETINGDKTSVDDETTTKSQLQQQPPNQQQQQQHQQAQMHHYNGPPPHFGGPQYGMPPPGYGGYPPTGNWGMPWQHPPQQQPPQQMSEQPAKNLIVKPGVIEPQVIARAAEWSEHRAPDGRPYYYHAGRGESVWEKPQAIRDLEAARMAAHAGVSPQPPIPAPTGPIMTAMQINATPVLQPQMPQIHHVQATPNSMFDQMGFVMKAEEESAEAKLEKKRKQEAEKKKKDEEEKAKLQAAKQQDKSRPISSTPIAGTPWCVVWTGDGRVFFYNPSTRTSVWERPEDLLGRPDVDKAISTTPEQLAGTQKDENKVTPEVVVEVGKKRPETESSGDEEETSNKKQKLDAVAAVQPTANKPIDKKADIGKEAAMEAEVRAAKERALVPLEIRVKSFKEMLKEKDVSAFSTWEKELHKIVFDPRYLLLTSRERKQVFEKYVKERAEEERREKRNKIRQKRDDFRGLMEASSLHGKSSFSDFAQKYGRDERFKGIEKMRERESLFNEFIVEVRRREKDEKQQKKEQIRKDFLALLREHDIDRHSRWTDVKKRIDSDSRTRKRRAKIKSAIVKIKRTKRATRIKVRTKSVATVKTVVARLTSTTRTTKIRRMASIQQHPKMKPNVSRKIAIVKSAPSRASKNERRKSKSNWRVICVNGTRNGNITNVTKRCVISVHCWPIWYGMPIWHGKR comes from the exons ATGGAAGTTTCAAGTGAAGAACCGACTAAAATCGCTGAGGCAACACCTCAGGAACAGTCTAATGTTGAAGAGGAGTTTACCGCTGACGGAAACATAGAGCAAGAAGGTGATTTCGAAGAGGGCTCCGATTTTGGTTTTTCTCCCGGCGGGGGTTTTCG tGGACGAGGTTCATGGGGACCACCGCGTGGATTTCGTGGACGCGGTGGATTCGGTCCAATGCATCGTGGAAGACCGCCATTCTTTCGTGGTCGAGGAGGCAATGCCAGATTCGGTGGTCCGAATTTCGATCCGAACTGGGGCCCGCCACCAAACATGATGGGAAATCACTATGGCAACGGTCCGTTTGGTGGTCCACAAATGGAATTGTGGGTGGAAACGAAAACCGAAGATGGGAAATCGTATTTCTATCATGCATTGTCTCGCGAAACAACGTGGACGCGTCCGGAAG GTCCTCACGTCAAAATTATGAGTCAAGCCGAAGTGGAGGCTATGACTGCTCaaaaacaacagcaacaacaaatgAAAGTTGACCAAGGTGCTGCGAATAGCAATGACGACAAATCTGCCACCAACGGTAACAACGCCACAGCGGACGGTGGTAACGCAGAAACCATAAATGGTGACAAGACTTCCGTAGATGACGAAACGACAACAAAATCACAATTGCAGCAACAGCCTCCAaatcaacagcaacaacaacagcatcAGCAAGCCCAAATGCATCACTACAATGGACCTCCGCCACATTTCGGTGGACCACAATATGGAATGCCTCCACCTGGATACGGTGGCTATCCACCAACAGGAAATTGGGGCATGCCATGGCAGCATCCACCACAGCAACAACCGCCACAACAGATGAGCGAACAACCAGCCAAAAATTTGATAGTAAAACCTGGCGTAATTGAACCGCAAGTTATTGCCAGAGCAGCTGAATGGTCTGAACATCGAGCTCCAGACGGTCGGCCGTATTACTATCATGCAGGACGGGGCGAGAGTGTGTGGGAAAAACCACAAGCGATTCGCGATCTCGAAG CTGCTCGAATGGCTGCCCATGCCGGAGTTTCACCACAACCACCGATACCCGCACCAACCGGACCAATAATGACTGCGATGCAAATAAATGCGACGCCCGTTCTACAACCACAGATGCCGCAAATTCACCATGTGCAGGCTACACCGAACTCAATGTTCGATCAAATGGGCTTTGTAATGAAAGCTGAGGAGGAAAGCGCCGAGGCTAAATTGGAGAAGAAGCGAAAACAAGAGgctgaaaagaagaagaaagacgAAGAAGAGAAGGCAAAACTACAAGCAGCCAAACAGCAGGATAAAAGCAGACCAATTTCTAGCACTCCAATTGCAGGCACTCCATG GTGCGTCGTTTGGACAGGCGATGGGAGAGTTTTCTTTTACAATCCTTCGACCAGAACATCGGTTTGGGAAAGGCCAGAAGATCTTCTAGGACGACCGGATGTGGACAAAGCTATTTCGACGACACCTGAACAGCTGGCAGGCACTCAGAAAGACGAGAATAAAGTCACACCGGAAGTTGTCGTAGAAGTGGGTAAGAAACGTCCAGAAACGGAGTCGAGTGGCGATGAGGAAgaaacatcgaacaaaaaacagaaactGGATGCTGTTGCTGCTG TTCAACCCACCGCAAATAAGCCAATCGATAAGAAAGCGGACATTGGTAAAGAAGCTGCAATGGAAGCTGAGGTACGAGCTGCAAAAGAAAGGGCACTGGTTCCACTGGAAATTCGTGTCAAATCGTTTAAAGAGATGCTCAAGGAGAAGGAC GTGTCGGCTTTCAGTACATGGGAAAAGGAGTTGCATAAAATTGTATTCGACCCACGGTATTTGCTGTTGACCTCCAGGGAGCGTAAACaggtatttgaaaaatatgttaaaGAACGGGCAGAAGAAGAACGGCGCGAGAAGCGGAACAAAATTCGTCAGAAACGCGATGATTTCCGTGGTCTAATGGAGGCGTCATCACTGCACGGGAA ATCGTCGTTCAGCGATTTTGCCCAGAAGTATGGACGGGACGAGCGATTCAAAGGCATTGAAAAGATGCGCGAACGTGAGAGTTTGTTCAACGAATTTATCGTTGAGGTTCGTCGCCGCGAAAAGGACGAGAAACAGCAAAAGAAAGAACAG ATACGCAAAGACTTTCTGGCACTGTTGCGCGAACATGACATCGATCGACATAGTCGATGGACGGATGTCAAGAAACGTATCGATTCCGATTCAAG gACGAGAAAAAGAAGAGCAAAGATAAAGAGCGCGATCGTAAAGATAAAAAGGACAAAAAGAGCGACAAGGATAAAGGTAAGGACGAAAAGCGTCGCGACAGTAAAGACAGTAGTAGCAAGGCTGACAAGCACGACAAGGACAACGAAGATCAG gAGGATGGCGAGCATCCAGCAACATCCGAAGATGAAGCCGAACGTCAGCAGAAAGATCGCGATCGTCAAATCCGCGCCGAGCAGAGCATCAAAGAACGAGAGAAGGAAGTCCAAATCCAATTGGCGGGTCATCTGCGTGAACGGGACAAGGAACGGGAACATCACAAACGTGACGAAGCGATGCGTCATTTCAGTGCATTGTTGGCCGATTTGGTACGGAATGCCGATCTGGCATGGAAAGAGGTGA
- the LOC119072344 gene encoding transcription elongation regulator 1 isoform X1 codes for MEVSSEEPTKIAEATPQEQSNVEEEFTADGNIEQEGDFEEGSDFGFSPGGGFRGRGSWGPPRGFRGRGGFGPMHRGRPPFFRGRGGNARFGGPNFDPNWGPPPNMMGNHYGNGPFGGPQMELWVETKTEDGKSYFYHALSRETTWTRPEGPHVKIMSQAEVEAMTAQKQQQQQMKVDQGAANSNDDKSATNGNNATADGGNAETINGDKTSVDDETTTKSQLQQQPPNQQQQQQHQQAQMHHYNGPPPHFGGPQYGMPPPGYGGYPPTGNWGMPWQHPPQQQPPQQMSEQPAKNLIVKPGVIEPQVIARAAEWSEHRAPDGRPYYYHAGRGESVWEKPQAIRDLEAARMAAHAGVSPQPPIPAPTGPIMTAMQINATPVLQPQMPQIHHVQATPNSMFDQMGFVMKAEEESAEAKLEKKRKQEAEKKKKDEEEKAKLQAAKQQDKSRPISSTPIAGTPWCVVWTGDGRVFFYNPSTRTSVWERPEDLLGRPDVDKAISTTPEQLAGTQKDENKVTPEVVVEVGKKRPETESSGDEEETSNKKQKLDAVAAVQPTANKPIDKKADIGKEAAMEAEVRAAKERALVPLEIRVKSFKEMLKEKDVSAFSTWEKELHKIVFDPRYLLLTSRERKQVFEKYVKERAEEERREKRNKIRQKRDDFRGLMEASSLHGKSSFSDFAQKYGRDERFKGIEKMRERESLFNEFIVEVRRREKDEKQQKKEQIRKDFLALLREHDIDRHSRWTDVKKRIDSDSRYRAVDSSLLREDYFLDYCKILKDEKKKSKDKERDRKDKKDKKSDKDKGKDEKRRDSKDSSSKADKHDKDNEDQEDGEHPATSEDEAERQQKDRDRQIRAEQSIKEREKEVQIQLAGHLRERDKEREHHKRDEAMRHFSALLADLVRNADLAWKEVKKLLRKDHRWELVEQLDRDVRERLFNEHIDQLSKKKRDKFREMLDEIPKLSLVAAFKDIKKLIRDDPRYLKYSSSEKCEREFRDYLKDKAVEAKASFRELLLECKLITHKSFDTVTENPAHLKEIEEILKNDNRYLVLEPLQPERSQMLLTYLEDLHKRGPPPPPTASESTRRNK; via the exons ATGGAAGTTTCAAGTGAAGAACCGACTAAAATCGCTGAGGCAACACCTCAGGAACAGTCTAATGTTGAAGAGGAGTTTACCGCTGACGGAAACATAGAGCAAGAAGGTGATTTCGAAGAGGGCTCCGATTTTGGTTTTTCTCCCGGCGGGGGTTTTCG tGGACGAGGTTCATGGGGACCACCGCGTGGATTTCGTGGACGCGGTGGATTCGGTCCAATGCATCGTGGAAGACCGCCATTCTTTCGTGGTCGAGGAGGCAATGCCAGATTCGGTGGTCCGAATTTCGATCCGAACTGGGGCCCGCCACCAAACATGATGGGAAATCACTATGGCAACGGTCCGTTTGGTGGTCCACAAATGGAATTGTGGGTGGAAACGAAAACCGAAGATGGGAAATCGTATTTCTATCATGCATTGTCTCGCGAAACAACGTGGACGCGTCCGGAAG GTCCTCACGTCAAAATTATGAGTCAAGCCGAAGTGGAGGCTATGACTGCTCaaaaacaacagcaacaacaaatgAAAGTTGACCAAGGTGCTGCGAATAGCAATGACGACAAATCTGCCACCAACGGTAACAACGCCACAGCGGACGGTGGTAACGCAGAAACCATAAATGGTGACAAGACTTCCGTAGATGACGAAACGACAACAAAATCACAATTGCAGCAACAGCCTCCAaatcaacagcaacaacaacagcatcAGCAAGCCCAAATGCATCACTACAATGGACCTCCGCCACATTTCGGTGGACCACAATATGGAATGCCTCCACCTGGATACGGTGGCTATCCACCAACAGGAAATTGGGGCATGCCATGGCAGCATCCACCACAGCAACAACCGCCACAACAGATGAGCGAACAACCAGCCAAAAATTTGATAGTAAAACCTGGCGTAATTGAACCGCAAGTTATTGCCAGAGCAGCTGAATGGTCTGAACATCGAGCTCCAGACGGTCGGCCGTATTACTATCATGCAGGACGGGGCGAGAGTGTGTGGGAAAAACCACAAGCGATTCGCGATCTCGAAG CTGCTCGAATGGCTGCCCATGCCGGAGTTTCACCACAACCACCGATACCCGCACCAACCGGACCAATAATGACTGCGATGCAAATAAATGCGACGCCCGTTCTACAACCACAGATGCCGCAAATTCACCATGTGCAGGCTACACCGAACTCAATGTTCGATCAAATGGGCTTTGTAATGAAAGCTGAGGAGGAAAGCGCCGAGGCTAAATTGGAGAAGAAGCGAAAACAAGAGgctgaaaagaagaagaaagacgAAGAAGAGAAGGCAAAACTACAAGCAGCCAAACAGCAGGATAAAAGCAGACCAATTTCTAGCACTCCAATTGCAGGCACTCCATG GTGCGTCGTTTGGACAGGCGATGGGAGAGTTTTCTTTTACAATCCTTCGACCAGAACATCGGTTTGGGAAAGGCCAGAAGATCTTCTAGGACGACCGGATGTGGACAAAGCTATTTCGACGACACCTGAACAGCTGGCAGGCACTCAGAAAGACGAGAATAAAGTCACACCGGAAGTTGTCGTAGAAGTGGGTAAGAAACGTCCAGAAACGGAGTCGAGTGGCGATGAGGAAgaaacatcgaacaaaaaacagaaactGGATGCTGTTGCTGCTG TTCAACCCACCGCAAATAAGCCAATCGATAAGAAAGCGGACATTGGTAAAGAAGCTGCAATGGAAGCTGAGGTACGAGCTGCAAAAGAAAGGGCACTGGTTCCACTGGAAATTCGTGTCAAATCGTTTAAAGAGATGCTCAAGGAGAAGGAC GTGTCGGCTTTCAGTACATGGGAAAAGGAGTTGCATAAAATTGTATTCGACCCACGGTATTTGCTGTTGACCTCCAGGGAGCGTAAACaggtatttgaaaaatatgttaaaGAACGGGCAGAAGAAGAACGGCGCGAGAAGCGGAACAAAATTCGTCAGAAACGCGATGATTTCCGTGGTCTAATGGAGGCGTCATCACTGCACGGGAA ATCGTCGTTCAGCGATTTTGCCCAGAAGTATGGACGGGACGAGCGATTCAAAGGCATTGAAAAGATGCGCGAACGTGAGAGTTTGTTCAACGAATTTATCGTTGAGGTTCGTCGCCGCGAAAAGGACGAGAAACAGCAAAAGAAAGAACAG ATACGCAAAGACTTTCTGGCACTGTTGCGCGAACATGACATCGATCGACATAGTCGATGGACGGATGTCAAGAAACGTATCGATTCCGATTCAAGGTATCGAGCAGTTGATAGTTCGCTGTTGCGCGAAGATTATTTTCTTGATTactgtaaaattttaaaggACGAGAAAAAGAAGAGCAAAGATAAAGAGCGCGATCGTAAAGATAAAAAGGACAAAAAGAGCGACAAGGATAAAGGTAAGGACGAAAAGCGTCGCGACAGTAAAGACAGTAGTAGCAAGGCTGACAAGCACGACAAGGACAACGAAGATCAG gAGGATGGCGAGCATCCAGCAACATCCGAAGATGAAGCCGAACGTCAGCAGAAAGATCGCGATCGTCAAATCCGCGCCGAGCAGAGCATCAAAGAACGAGAGAAGGAAGTCCAAATCCAATTGGCGGGTCATCTGCGTGAACGGGACAAGGAACGGGAACATCACAAACGTGACGAAGCGATGCGTCATTTCAGTGCATTGTTGGCCGATTTGGTACGGAATGCCGATCTGGCATGGAAAGAGGTGAAAAAATTGCTGCGAAAAGACCATCGATGGGAATTGGTCGAACAATTGGACCGGGACGTTCGCGAAAGACTGTTCAACGAGCACATCGATCAATTGAGCAAGAAGAAACGCGACAAGTTCCGTGAAATGTTGGACGAAATACCGAAATTGAGTCTGGTGGCCGCGTTCAAAGACATCAAGAAATTGATTCGTGACGATCCTCGGTATTTGAAGTACAGCAGCAGTGAGAAGTGTGAACGAGAATTTCGTGACTATCTGAAAGATAAGGCCGTTGAGGCGAAGGCATCGTTTAGAGAGCTACTGTTGGAATGCAAATTGATCACACACAAAAGTTTCGACACAGTCACCGAAAATCCGGCTCATCTGAAGGAAATCGAAGAGATCCTGAAAAACGATAACAG ATATCTTGTTTTGGAACCATTACAACCGGAACGATCGCAGATGCTGCTAACCTACTTGGAAGATCTCCATAAGCGTGGTCCACCTCCGCCTCCTACTGCCAGTGAGTCAACGAGAcggaataaatga
- the LOC119072353 gene encoding NAD-dependent protein deacylase-like, with product MNFTFLSYVTNKSVAKYCTVWCQNSSTLRIMSRPSNSRPSSDMASFREIVKKSKHIVALTGAGISAESGIPTFRGAGGIWKTFRSQELATPSAFKSNPSRVWQFYSSRRENVLTKEPNAAHYALAEFEAKMSSVGKRLVVITQNVDELHKRAGSKNIIELHGSLFKTRCTKCSHTTENYDSPICEALRDVDGEDKIIPKNELPTCKQCNSLLRPAIVWFNEQLDETVLSNVDTELDSCDLCLVIGTSSIVYPAAMFAPSVAERGVPVAEFNIEETPSTLDFGFHFNGPCSVTLPQALMD from the coding sequence ATGAATTTTACATTCTTATCATACGTCACAAATAAGAGCGTAGCAAAATACTGTACTGTTTGGTGCCAAAATTCATCCACTTTGAGAATCATGTCACGTCCATCGAATTCACGACCATCGTCAGATATGGCATCCTTCCGAGAAATCGTGAAGAAATCGAAACACATTGTCGCCCTAACTGGAGCAGGTATCAGTGCTGAATCTGGCATACCTACATTCCGTGGAGCCGGAGGAATATGGAAAACATTTCGTTCGCAAGAACTTGCAACACCATCCGCATTCAAATCAAACCCCAGTCGTGTGTGGCAATTCTACTCCAGTCGACGAGAGAATGTCTTAACGAAAGAACCGAATGCGGCACATTATGCGTTGGCTGAATTTGAAGCAAAGATGAGTAGTGTGGGAAAACGGTTAGTTGTGATCACTCAAAACGTTGATGAACTACATAAAAGAGCCGGATCAAAAAACATAATCGAACTTCATGGATCACTTTTCAAAACGCGATGCACGAAGTGTTCTCACACAACCGAAAACTACGACTCTCCGATCTGTGAAGCGCTCAGAGATGTGGATGGCGAAGATAAGATTATTCCGAAAAATGAACTTCCCACCTGTAAACAGTGCAACAGTTTACTCCGACCGGCAATTGTTTGGTTCAACGAACAGCTCGACGAAACTGTACTCAGCAATGTCGATACAGAGCTTGATTCATGTGATCTGTGTCTTGTTATTGGAACGTCTTCAATCGTTTATCCTGCCGCTATGTTTGCACCGTCAGTCGCGGAAAGAGGAGTACCAGTTGCTGAATTTAATATTGAAGAAACTCCTAGTACATTGGACTTTGGATTTCACTTCAATGGACCTTGCTCTGTAACTTTGCCACAGGCACTCATGGACTAA